From one Triticum urartu cultivar G1812 chromosome 3, Tu2.1, whole genome shotgun sequence genomic stretch:
- the LOC125548664 gene encoding PLASMODESMATA CALLOSE-BINDING PROTEIN 3-like, whose translation MMRSPVFLLLLLLAVSIRGSEAEWCVCRSDANETALQETLDYACGQGADCAPVGTGGSCHSPDSVAAHCSYAVNSYYQRNSQTKGATCDFGGTATLSSADPSSGTCKYPATASAAGTSTGNGTATGTGTGTNSSSPGSTNPATPGMGGSFTTPIGSASGPTASIIGPESSGVAAAAAAFAGVRGLVGVAVASVLAF comes from the exons ATGATGCGGAGTCCGGTGTTCTTGCTGCTGCTCTTGCTGGCCGTGTCCATCAGGGGATCAG AGGCGGAGTGGTGCGTGTGCAGGTCGGACGCGAACGAGACGGCGCTGCAGGAGACGCTGGACTACGCGTGCGGGCAGGGCGCGGACTGCGCGCCGGTGGGCACGGGAGGGAGCTGCCACAGCCCCGACTCGGTGGCGGCGCACTGCTCCTACGCCGTCAACAGCTACTACCAGCGGAACAGCCAGACCAAGGGCGCCACCTGCGACTTCGGCGGCACCGCCACCCTCTCCTCCGCCGACCCCA GCTCGGGGACCTGCAAATACCCTGCAACCGCAAG TGCTGCAGGGACTAGCACAGGGAACGGCACGGCGACAGGCACGGGCACCGGCACCAACTCTTCTTCCCCGGGCTCGACGAACCCAGCTACGCCCGGCATGGGAGGGAGCTTCACCACGCCGATCGGCAGCGCGTCCGGCCCTACGGCGAGCATCATAGGCCCGGAGAGCAGCGGTGTTGCCGCCGCTGCGGCCGCTTTTGCTGGGGTCCGCGGCCTCGTCGGCGTCGCCGTGGCCTCCGTCCTCGCTTTCTAG
- the LOC125544882 gene encoding glutathione S-transferase 1-like, with translation MALVKLYGMTMSWNVTRCVAALEEAGVEYDVVPIDFGAGEHKTPDHLARNPFGQMPVLQDGDFYVWESRAICKYTCRKNKPELLKEGNLKESTMVDVWLEVEAHQYTAALEPIILECLVRPMFRRATDQKTVEDNLVKLKKVLEVYEARLTKCKYLAGDFLSLADLNHVSATACLAATPYASLFDAYPHVKAWWSGLMARPSVQMITALKKPYFQNSV, from the exons ATGGCTCTGGTGAAGCTGTACGGCATGACCATGTCGTGGAACGTGACGAGGTGCGTGGCGGCCCTGGAGGAGGCCGGCGTCGAGTACGACGTCGTGCCCATCGACTTCGGCGCCGGCGAGCACAAGACCCCCGACCACCTCGCCAGGAAC CCCTTTGGTCAGATGCCAGTTCTGCAGGATGGTGACTTCTACGTCTGGG AATCGCGTGCTATTTGCAAGTACACATGCCGCAAGAACAAACCGGAGCTGTTGAAGGAGGGCAACCTCAAGGAATCAACAATGGTAGATGTGTGGCTCGAGGTGGAGGCCCATCAGTACACGGCCGCACTGGAGCCCATTATCCTTGAGTGCCTCGTCCGTCCTATGTTCAGGCGAGCCACTGACCAGAAAACTGTCGAGGATAACCTTGTGAAACTGAAGAAGGTGCTGGAGGTGTACGAGGCGCGCCTGACCAAGTGCAAGTACCTGGCTGGAGACTTCCTCAGCCTCGCAGACCTTAACCATGTGTCTGCTACCGCATGCCTGGCGGCTACACCCTACGCTTCTTTGTTCGACGCGTATCCGCATGTGAAAGCCTGGTGGTCTGGTCTGATGGCGAGGCCGTCCGTCCAGATGATCACTGCACTGAAGAAGCCGTATTTTCAGAATAGTGTCTAG